The following proteins come from a genomic window of Thiothrix unzii:
- a CDS encoding cell division protein FtsQ/DivIB, with protein MTQRRRPAPKRATSGFNLKQLPPRWLKLGAVVALVMVVLGGVLAGRTMLNNPKNLPISQIDVQGDLKFIKDEEMRKVIEKYTQTNLYLLDAEALEVDLETQPWVRSVTLRKSWPDRLIVVVEEQRPLAFWGKERIMNQFGELFTAELPGATLPTLYSPEDKGREMAQRFITVNEWLRGLPLELSELTEDASGSWRMKLKGGPEVLIGTEEHERRIARFKVGFQRELASKLGNVRRIDLRYTNGFAVEWRQTPLGLRDSAGESRRS; from the coding sequence ATGACTCAACGTCGTCGCCCTGCACCAAAACGTGCCACTTCAGGCTTTAACCTGAAGCAATTACCTCCACGGTGGTTGAAGTTGGGTGCGGTCGTGGCTTTGGTCATGGTGGTGCTTGGCGGGGTGCTTGCTGGGCGGACAATGTTGAATAATCCAAAAAACCTGCCCATTAGTCAGATTGATGTTCAAGGTGACTTGAAATTTATCAAAGATGAAGAGATGCGCAAGGTTATTGAAAAATACACCCAAACCAATCTGTATTTATTGGATGCGGAAGCGTTGGAAGTGGATTTAGAAACGCAACCGTGGGTACGCAGTGTGACATTGCGTAAATCATGGCCTGATCGCTTGATAGTGGTGGTAGAAGAACAGCGTCCGCTGGCGTTTTGGGGAAAAGAGCGGATTATGAATCAATTTGGTGAGTTGTTTACGGCGGAATTGCCGGGAGCCACATTACCAACGCTTTATAGCCCTGAAGATAAGGGGCGGGAAATGGCGCAACGTTTTATTACCGTGAATGAGTGGTTGCGTGGTTTACCGCTGGAGTTGTCGGAATTGACGGAAGATGCCAGTGGTTCATGGCGTATGAAGCTCAAGGGCGGCCCTGAAGTATTGATTGGCACAGAAGAACACGAGCGACGGATCGCTCGGTTCAAGGTCGGTTTTCAGCGGGAACTGGCGAGTAAGCTGGGTAATGTACGGCGTATTGACCTGCGTTACACCAACGGTTTTGCAGTGGAATGGAGGCAAACCCCGCTCGGCTTGCGGGATTCAGCAGGCGAGAGCCGCAGGAGTTAA
- the ftsA gene encoding cell division protein FtsA has product MSKKAEHDVIVALDLGTSKVVALVGEVNDNGRLGIIGLGSYPSRGMKKGVVVNIESTIQSIQRAVEEAELMAGTQIRTVYVGIAGSHVRSLNSHGIVAIKDKEVTESDVERVMDAARAVAIPADQRILHVLPQEYVIDQQEGIREPVGMSGVRLEARVHLVTAAHSAAQNLVKCVERCGLAVEDIILEQVASSYAVLEEDEKELGVCLVDIGGGTSDIAVFMNGSIHHTAVIPIAGDQVTNDIAVAVRTPTQHAEEIKIRYGRALRQLVDADELIEVPGVGEREPRSLSVQTLASVIEPRYEELFSLVLQELRRSGYEERIGAGIVLTGGSSKMRGVRELAEEVFHMPVRIGMPRNLSGLHGEVENPIHSTGVGLLLYGMAQQAYGTKRTYATNTASSEGWVERLKNWFNGNF; this is encoded by the coding sequence ATGTCAAAGAAAGCAGAACATGACGTGATCGTGGCACTGGATTTGGGCACTTCAAAAGTGGTTGCCCTTGTCGGTGAAGTTAATGATAACGGGCGTTTGGGAATCATTGGATTGGGTTCTTACCCGTCACGCGGGATGAAAAAAGGTGTGGTGGTTAATATTGAGTCCACCATCCAGTCGATTCAACGCGCGGTGGAAGAAGCGGAATTGATGGCAGGCACACAGATTCGCACAGTGTATGTGGGTATCGCAGGTAGCCACGTGCGCAGTTTGAATTCCCACGGCATTGTCGCGATTAAAGACAAAGAAGTGACCGAGAGTGATGTGGAACGGGTCATGGATGCGGCGCGTGCGGTGGCTATTCCAGCAGATCAGCGTATTTTGCATGTGTTGCCACAAGAATACGTGATTGACCAGCAAGAAGGTATCCGCGAACCCGTGGGAATGTCCGGGGTGCGCTTGGAGGCTAGAGTGCATCTGGTTACGGCGGCACACAGCGCGGCGCAAAACCTAGTGAAATGCGTGGAGCGGTGCGGCCTTGCGGTTGAAGACATTATTCTCGAACAGGTGGCTTCCAGTTACGCGGTGCTGGAAGAGGATGAGAAAGAGTTAGGCGTGTGTTTGGTCGATATTGGCGGCGGAACCAGCGACATTGCGGTGTTTATGAATGGCTCGATTCACCACACAGCAGTTATTCCCATTGCAGGTGATCAGGTAACGAATGATATTGCGGTTGCGGTACGTACCCCTACGCAGCACGCCGAAGAAATCAAGATTCGTTACGGACGGGCATTACGGCAACTGGTTGATGCGGATGAATTGATTGAAGTGCCGGGTGTAGGCGAGCGGGAACCCCGCAGCCTGTCGGTACAAACCTTAGCGTCGGTGATTGAGCCGCGTTACGAAGAACTTTTTTCACTCGTTCTGCAAGAGCTGCGGCGTAGCGGTTATGAAGAGCGAATTGGTGCAGGTATCGTGTTAACAGGTGGTTCCTCCAAAATGCGGGGCGTTCGCGAGTTAGCAGAAGAGGTGTTCCACATGCCGGTGCGAATCGGTATGCCTCGTAATTTAAGTGGCCTGCACGGTGAGGTTGAAAACCCTATCCATTCCACTGGGGTAGGGCTGCTGTTGTACGGAATGGCGCAGCAGGCTTACGGGACTAAGCGTACTTACGCTACCAATACCGCTTCGTCAGAAGGGTGGGTAGAACGCTTGAAGAACTGGTTTAACGGTAACTTTTAA
- the ftsZ gene encoding cell division protein FtsZ: protein MFELMDSAAKGAAIKVIGVGGGGGNAVKHMLASGIEGVEYICANTDSQALAGIGVKSVLQLGASLTKGLGAGANPDIGRESAIEDRERIKELVSGTDMLFITAGMGGGTGTGAAPVIAEIARDMGILTVAVVTRPFILEGARRKKSADEGIAELYKHVDSLITIPNQKLLTSLGKNVSLLSAFEAANDVLLKAVQGIAELITSPGLINVDFADVRAVMSGGGITMMGSGEAQGEDRASKAAQMAISSPLLEDIRLDGSRGILVSISGGLDMTMHEFEEVGSVVGQFAADDANVIIGTTLNPELGDKIRVTIVATGLEDVGKAAVAPPKAVEHPSKVARLQPVQLEPVQKVAVGAGRGRYDNVLDIPAYARQGGENNLDIPAFLRKQAD, encoded by the coding sequence ATGTTTGAACTAATGGACAGTGCAGCCAAAGGTGCTGCAATCAAGGTAATCGGTGTCGGCGGAGGCGGTGGTAATGCTGTCAAGCACATGCTGGCATCCGGTATCGAAGGCGTTGAATACATTTGCGCGAATACCGATTCCCAGGCATTGGCCGGAATTGGCGTTAAAAGCGTGTTGCAGTTGGGTGCATCTTTAACCAAAGGCTTGGGTGCGGGCGCAAACCCAGACATCGGGCGTGAGTCGGCTATCGAAGACCGTGAACGCATTAAAGAACTGGTCAGTGGTACGGACATGCTGTTCATTACTGCTGGCATGGGTGGTGGTACTGGCACAGGTGCAGCTCCAGTGATTGCGGAAATTGCCCGTGATATGGGGATTTTGACCGTCGCCGTGGTTACTCGCCCGTTTATTCTGGAAGGTGCACGTCGTAAAAAGTCTGCCGACGAAGGTATCGCCGAGCTGTACAAGCACGTTGATTCCTTAATCACTATTCCTAACCAAAAGTTGCTGACTTCCTTGGGTAAGAACGTGTCGTTACTGTCTGCTTTTGAGGCGGCGAATGATGTGTTACTGAAAGCCGTACAAGGCATCGCTGAGTTGATTACCAGCCCCGGCTTGATCAACGTCGACTTTGCAGACGTGCGTGCGGTAATGTCAGGTGGTGGTATTACTATGATGGGTTCTGGTGAAGCGCAAGGTGAAGACCGTGCTTCCAAAGCGGCTCAAATGGCGATTTCCAGCCCGTTACTCGAAGACATCCGTTTGGACGGTTCGCGCGGCATTCTGGTTAGCATCAGTGGCGGCTTGGACATGACCATGCACGAGTTCGAGGAAGTCGGCTCTGTGGTCGGGCAATTTGCAGCTGATGATGCCAATGTGATTATTGGTACGACCCTGAACCCAGAATTGGGCGACAAGATCCGTGTCACCATCGTCGCAACCGGTTTGGAAGATGTGGGCAAAGCAGCCGTTGCGCCACCTAAAGCCGTTGAGCATCCTAGTAAAGTCGCACGTTTGCAGCCGGTTCAATTGGAACCAGTGCAAAAAGTTGCGGTCGGAGCAGGAAGAGGTCGTTACGACAACGTGTTGGATATTCCAGCTTATGCCCGCCAAGGTGGGGAAAATAATTTGGATATTCCTGCGTTCCTGCGCAAACAGGCGGATTAA